Genomic segment of Cronobacter dublinensis subsp. dublinensis LMG 23823:
CCAGAATGCGGGTAATTTGCGACAGTCCGTTCAGACGGCGCTCCTCGATAAAGTCGCCGATCCAGCCATCGTAGCCGCCGCAGGCGGTCGTCACCGGCAGGCCGGTCGCGTTAATAGCCGCCTTGACTTCCTCCAGGTGCTCCACCAGCAGCCTGCCGTCAATTTCAAAGCCGTCAAAGCCCATCGCTTTGATGTAGCGGAATTTTTCCAGAATATTTTCCGGGAAGAAGGCCTGATTCTGCGTTGCGATTTTCATTGTAATTTCATCCGTGAATTAAAAGGTGACGCCCATTTTGATGCTCAGTTCCGGGTGTTGATCGACATACTTCATGTAGCTTTCCGCGCTCTGCGTGAAGGTGACCACCGGGTCTATTAAGTCCTCGCAGTTGAGATAGCCGTTCATCAGCAGTTCCCAGCAGGTCTCTTCGATACGCTTGCGGCTCCAGCGCGGGTAGTCCGGGTTTGGCTCGCTGCCGGCGCGGGAGAAGACGATTCTCGCGTTGTTGAAATGCGCTTCACGCCCGAAGTTGAGGCTGGTGAAGGGCTTCGCGAAGGCCACATAAGAAATCGTGCCGCCATAGGCGATGCCGCGCAGCGCCGCCTGCAGCGCGTCGGCGTGGCCGCTGGTTTCGATGATCACGTCCGCGCCCTGCTTGCCGGTGAGCTTTTTGATCTCAAGGCCGATATCCGTGCCGACCGGGGTGAAGGTGTAGTCTGCGCCGTGACGACGAGCGATATCGCAGCGGTGCGCGATAGGATCGACGCCGATGACCACCGACGCGCCCGCTTTTTTCGCGAGCTGGACGGCAATTTGCCCGATAGCGCCAAGTCCAATCACCACCACGAAATCGCCGACCCGCACGTTGCCGTCGCGCACGCCGCTCATGGCGAACTGCGCCGGATCGTAACAGACGGCGTTTTTCCAGCTCCCGCCCTGCGGCATTTTGCGCAGTTTATAGTTATCGACCGCGTTGACGATGACGGTTTCCATCAGCGGGCCGTAGGTGCAGACCTGGTCGCCCACGGCGTAAGCGGTCACCTGCGCGCCGCACTCGATAATCTCGCCGACCACCATGTTGCCGAGCTGGAATTTGCCGAACTCAATGCCGCGCGGCGCGTCTGCCGGACGCGGCGTGAAAAGCTGCCATTCGCCGGAAAATTCTTCGTCGATAAACGGACTGGCGGCGCGAAAATCCACCACTTCGGTGCCGTGTTTCGGTGCGCCAAAGCGCACGCGGATTTTCACTTCATTTTGCGCCACCGCGCGATCCTGATATTCCACCAGCGCCGCCACGCGCGGTGCCTGAGCCACTAATTTTTTCATTACTTTCTCCCTGAAAATGACACGGTCAGCCCTTAACGCCGCCGTCTGTCAGACCACTTTTGATAAAACGTTCGGAAAGCGCGTACATCACAACAACCGGCAGCGCCGTGACCAGCGAGGCCGCCATCATGCGTCCCCAGATGTAGTCCGGCGTGCTGAACAGGGTGTTAAGCCCGACCGGCAGCGTGAAGTTCGATGCGCTGGAAAGGAAAATCGAGGCGAAGAGGTAGTCGTTCCACGCCACCATGAAGCAATAGACAAACACCGACACCAGCCCGGACACCGCCAGCGGTACGGTGATGCGAAAAATAATTTGCAGGCGGTTTAAGCCGTCCATCATCGCCGCCTCTTCGATTTCATCGGGGATCGTGTCGAAGTAGCTTTTCAGCATGAATACGGCGGTCGGCAGCGTCTGGGTCACCATCGTCACGATAATCGCGAGCTGGGTGTCGTAGAGGCCAAGTGCTGTGATGATTTTGAACAGCGGCACCACCAGTAAAATGCCGGAGAACATATACACCGTGTAGAAGCTGGCGTTGATGGTCATCCGGCCGGTAAAGCGCAGCCTGGAGAGCGCATACGCGCCGAGAATGCCGATAAACACCGCAATGCCCGAAGAGATAACCGACACCACCAGGCTGTTGCGAAAATAGGTGACGAACGGAAAGATCAGCGGGTTAAAAATGTCGACGTAGTGCTCAAGCGTCCAGTGCTGCGGCAGCAGCGTCGGATGCAGCGAAATCGCCTCTTTGGGGCTTTTGAACGAGGTCATTAGCATCACAAAGAAAGGAAGCAGCGTTGTCACCAGAAATAGCGCCAGCCCGAGATAAAACCCGGCGCGCCGTGCCAGACGTTTATTTGTTGCCATGGAGATTCACCCGTTTTCTGGTAAGGAGGATCACGGCGAAAATGATGATGAACAGCACCACGGAGATCGCCGCCGCTTTGCCGAGATCATTGAATGCAAAGGCCGTTTTGTAGAGATACACCCCGAGGATATCGACCTTAGTGGTGAGCAGATAAACATCGGCGAACATGTAGAACATCCAGATGGTGCGCAGGGTCACGACCGTCGCCAACACGGGCATGATGGCGGGCAGCGTCACAATGCGAAACCGCTGCCAGGCGCTGGCGCCGTCCATTTCCGCCGCCTCGTAGAGCGATTTGTCGATGGTCTGCAAAATCGCCAGAAACGAGATAAATGCGTAAGGGAAATAACGCCAGATAGCGAACAGCACCACCAGCGCGAAACTGCTGGCGGGGTTGTCGAACCACAGCGGCGCGTGCTGCCAGAGGTGCAGCAGATCCCCTGCCACCCAGTTCACGATGCCGTAGCCGTTGTTAAACATATATTTCCACGCGAACACCAGCGAGATTGACGGCGTGACATACGAGAGGATCACCAGCGAGCGCGCGGTTTTGCGAAACCGGAACTCGCGATTAAAGAAAATGGCGACCGCCAGCCCCAGCACGGTGCTCCCGCCCACCACCAGCGCCGTGTACCAGAAGGTCGTCCACAGCGAGTGCCAGAAACCCGGATCGGTCAGGATGTTGCGGTAGTTCTCAAGACCGGTGAACTGCGACGGCAGTCGCGGGTTCAGCGGCAAGCGTAAAAAGCTAATGTCGATATTCGACAGCATCGGCCAGGCCACCAGGCCGCCCAGCAACAGCAGGCTGGGGGCCAGGAGCAGCATGGCGAATGGCAGGTCAGATCGACCGGAAGTTAAGGTCTTCATGCGCGTCCTTTCCTGAAGCGGGGTTACGGTCTGGCGACCAGTTCATCCAGGCGTTTTTGCCCAAGCGTCAGCGCCGCTTCCGGCGATTTACCGCCGACCGTCACGCTGTTGACCATCTCGTTGATAACGCCGGAGCCGGTCACGTCCCCCATGCGGGTAAAGTTTTTATCGCCGACCGAGCCGAAGATCTGCACGTTGGGATACTGCGCGATAAGCTCGCGGGTGAGTCCGCCGAACGCTTTAATGACGGGGTTTTGCTGATAGGCCGGCGTGTCGACAACGGCTTTATTCACCGGCAGCGCCGCGCCCGGCGACATCAGCACCCAGTCGGCGGCGTTTTCCGCCTGTTCCATAAAGACCACGAATTTTTTCGCCGCCGCGGTTTCTTCTTCACGCTGCCCGGCAGTGATGGTGAGCGAGGTCAGCATGCCGTAGGCGGCGGCGGATTTTTTGGTCGGCACGACAAAGCCGAGATCCTGCGGGTCGCCCTCTTTAAACACGGCCGGCAGAATGTAGGTGGAGTAGATAGCCATCGGCGCGGTGCCGTTCATAAAGGCGTCTTTGATTTCCATGACGTCGCTGGAGCCGGGCATGGAGAGCGCGGCAAGCTCGCGGTAATACTCCAGCGCCTCGCGCATTTCTGGCGTGTTGAGCGTGATGTTGCCGCGGGCGTCGAAGGCGTTAGCGCCGTTGGAGAGCGCAAACTGCGAGAAAGCCTGTTCGGTCATCACGCTTTCGGCAGTCGGCAGCGCGATGCCATATTTTTTCTCGGAGGGTTTATTGAGCAGCGTTGCGGCATTCAGCAGCGACTGCCAGTCCTGCGGCGCGCCCAGCCCCGCCTGCGCCAGACGCGATTTGCGATACCAGACGCCGCCAAGCCAGGCGCTGATCGGCACGCCCGTCCAGGCGGTGCCATCCTCGGTACGCACGATGCGCAGAACGCCGTCAAAGAACTGTTGTTCGCCCACCTGGGCCACCGCGGCCTTAATGGCGTCGCGATCCAGCAGTTGCTCTTTGTCCATCACTTTGGCGTAGTCGTGGCTGATTTCAATCACCTCCGGCAGCGCGCCGGACCGGGCGAGCGTGGTCACTTTGGTGTTATAGGCGTCCTCTTCCACCGGCACCTGTTTCACGGTGATATCCGGGTTAGCCTTTTCAAAGCGGGCGATGAGCTGCGTAATGACCGCCTGACGCTCCTGCTCCACCGAGGAATGCATAAATTCGATGGTGACATGATCTTTTTTATCGTCGTTACAGCCTGACATCAGGGCGCAGGCAACCAGTGCTAAAATCAGCACGCCAGTATTATTTCGCATGTTTTAGTCCTTTCAGGCTTTGCTAAGCCACATTGCTTGCCAGGGGGCGAGCGTGAGCGTTCCATTCGCGGGCGTCACGCCAGAAATTAATTCACGCTGGCCGCGCGCGTCATAAGAAATACTTTGCGACACCTCACTGAAATTAAACAGCGCGGTAATTTTCATGCCGCTTTGCGCGGTGCGAATAATTTCCAGCACGCTGTTATTAATACAGCGTGCGGCAAAAGCGCTGTCAGGATGAAATGCGGCGTACTGACGGCGCAGCGTAATTAATTCGCCGAGCCGCTTCCAGGTGTCGTGGCGTAAATTCCCTGCACGCTGTAACGCGTCGGTCATTTCCGTCTCAGTATATTTCTGACGGTTAATCGCGCGGTTATAACCAAGACGCGCCACACCCTCTTCATCATTACGCGAGCCCAGGATGCTTTGAATATAAATCGCCGGCACGCCGGGGAACGTTAATAGCAGCGCGTGGGCAAGCAGGAAGCGCGCCAGGCGCTCTGCGTCGCTGTCACTGCGAGCGCTGAGTGCGTCCATATAAGTGACGTTGATTTCATACGGACTGCGGCTGCCGTCAGGGTTGTTTTTCCAGTTCACCCGCGCGCCCTCGGCCTGCAGGGCATCGACCAGGCTCAGGATCTCAGCTTCCGGCAGGATGCCGCGCAGCGGGTTCAGCCCGATGCCGTCATGGGAGGCCAGGAAATTAAACCAGGTGGTTTCGCCAGCCCGGGCGTCGCACAACCCCTGGGCCCACTGGCAGAGCGCGAGGGCGTTGCGGGTATGAATGGCGTGCAGCACCAGCGGCGGCAGCGGGAACTGGTAGACCATCTGCGCCTCGTCATGGCCGTTGCCGAGGTACGCGATGTTGTCCCTATGGGGCACGTTGGTTTCGGTAATGATGACGGTGCCCGGCGCGACCGCATCGGCGATGGCGCGAAAGAGCTTCACTAACAGATGTGTTTTTTCCAGATGGATGCAGGACGTTCCAGGTTTTTTCCACATAAACCCGACCGCATCGAGCCGGACATACTGTGCGCCTTCGCGCAGGTAGTGCAGCAAAACCTCGACCATCGCCAGCAGTACGTCGGGGCTTGCGAAATTAAGGTCAATCTGATCTTCGCTAAAGGTCGTCCAGAGATGCCGCACCTCGCCGTTTTTCAGCGTAAACGGCGTTAATAACGGCAGCGCGCGCGGTCGGGTGACGGCAGATAAATCGGTCGCCGGATCCATCGCGATAAAGAAATCCTCAAAACCTGGCTGCTGCGCGAGGTAGTTCGCAAACCAGTCGCTTTTGACCGAAATATGGTTGCAGACAAAATCAAACATCAGCCGTGCGTCGCGGTTAAGCCGGGCGATGTCGCGCCAGTCGCCGCACTGCGGGTCGACGCGGTGATAATCCACCACGGAAAACCCGTC
This window contains:
- a CDS encoding zinc-dependent alcohol dehydrogenase; translated protein: MKKLVAQAPRVAALVEYQDRAVAQNEVKIRVRFGAPKHGTEVVDFRAASPFIDEEFSGEWQLFTPRPADAPRGIEFGKFQLGNMVVGEIIECGAQVTAYAVGDQVCTYGPLMETVIVNAVDNYKLRKMPQGGSWKNAVCYDPAQFAMSGVRDGNVRVGDFVVVIGLGAIGQIAVQLAKKAGASVVIGVDPIAHRCDIARRHGADYTFTPVGTDIGLEIKKLTGKQGADVIIETSGHADALQAALRGIAYGGTISYVAFAKPFTSLNFGREAHFNNARIVFSRAGSEPNPDYPRWSRKRIEETCWELLMNGYLNCEDLIDPVVTFTQSAESYMKYVDQHPELSIKMGVTF
- a CDS encoding carbohydrate ABC transporter permease; its protein translation is MATNKRLARRAGFYLGLALFLVTTLLPFFVMLMTSFKSPKEAISLHPTLLPQHWTLEHYVDIFNPLIFPFVTYFRNSLVVSVISSGIAVFIGILGAYALSRLRFTGRMTINASFYTVYMFSGILLVVPLFKIITALGLYDTQLAIIVTMVTQTLPTAVFMLKSYFDTIPDEIEEAAMMDGLNRLQIIFRITVPLAVSGLVSVFVYCFMVAWNDYLFASIFLSSASNFTLPVGLNTLFSTPDYIWGRMMAASLVTALPVVVMYALSERFIKSGLTDGGVKG
- a CDS encoding carbohydrate ABC transporter permease is translated as MKTLTSGRSDLPFAMLLLAPSLLLLGGLVAWPMLSNIDISFLRLPLNPRLPSQFTGLENYRNILTDPGFWHSLWTTFWYTALVVGGSTVLGLAVAIFFNREFRFRKTARSLVILSYVTPSISLVFAWKYMFNNGYGIVNWVAGDLLHLWQHAPLWFDNPASSFALVVLFAIWRYFPYAFISFLAILQTIDKSLYEAAEMDGASAWQRFRIVTLPAIMPVLATVVTLRTIWMFYMFADVYLLTTKVDILGVYLYKTAFAFNDLGKAAAISVVLFIIIFAVILLTRKRVNLHGNK
- a CDS encoding ABC transporter substrate-binding protein, encoding MRNNTGVLILALVACALMSGCNDDKKDHVTIEFMHSSVEQERQAVITQLIARFEKANPDITVKQVPVEEDAYNTKVTTLARSGALPEVIEISHDYAKVMDKEQLLDRDAIKAAVAQVGEQQFFDGVLRIVRTEDGTAWTGVPISAWLGGVWYRKSRLAQAGLGAPQDWQSLLNAATLLNKPSEKKYGIALPTAESVMTEQAFSQFALSNGANAFDARGNITLNTPEMREALEYYRELAALSMPGSSDVMEIKDAFMNGTAPMAIYSTYILPAVFKEGDPQDLGFVVPTKKSAAAYGMLTSLTITAGQREEETAAAKKFVVFMEQAENAADWVLMSPGAALPVNKAVVDTPAYQQNPVIKAFGGLTRELIAQYPNVQIFGSVGDKNFTRMGDVTGSGVINEMVNSVTVGGKSPEAALTLGQKRLDELVARP
- a CDS encoding sugar phosphorylase: MDEITMPAINMDVIRNLITQIYGDYFKPSHFKALEKGISQTRSEITTPRKKGWDETDVVLITYADQFSAPGEKRLATFQRFFEAWLKPLFSHIHLLPFYPWSSDDGFSVVDYHRVDPQCGDWRDIARLNRDARLMFDFVCNHISVKSDWFANYLAQQPGFEDFFIAMDPATDLSAVTRPRALPLLTPFTLKNGEVRHLWTTFSEDQIDLNFASPDVLLAMVEVLLHYLREGAQYVRLDAVGFMWKKPGTSCIHLEKTHLLVKLFRAIADAVAPGTVIITETNVPHRDNIAYLGNGHDEAQMVYQFPLPPLVLHAIHTRNALALCQWAQGLCDARAGETTWFNFLASHDGIGLNPLRGILPEAEILSLVDALQAEGARVNWKNNPDGSRSPYEINVTYMDALSARSDSDAERLARFLLAHALLLTFPGVPAIYIQSILGSRNDEEGVARLGYNRAINRQKYTETEMTDALQRAGNLRHDTWKRLGELITLRRQYAAFHPDSAFAARCINNSVLEIIRTAQSGMKITALFNFSEVSQSISYDARGQRELISGVTPANGTLTLAPWQAMWLSKA